The segment TCCGCATCCGTTCTAAAACGTAAATCAGGAAGCAATTTTTCGCGCATTTAAGTTTTAACCGAAGGAAGGAGGGGCACACATGAAAAGAGCATCGATACTGGCAATCGCTCTTGCGGCCATCTTCATGTGGCTCGGCGCCGCGTTCGCCGAGGGCGACTACGTAATGGGAAACCAGCTCCTGACCAACGTCACCAAGGGTCAGATAAAAGAAGCCGAAGAGCTTCTGGGCGCCCACACCTTCAACGAAAGCACTCTCGGGCGGGCGCTGCTGCTCACCCTTTCCCTCGCCGACTCCGATTCCGCCAGCGAAAGAGACGTTTTCAGGCTCTCACAGCTTCTCGTCGACAAGGGAGCCGACGTAAACCACTCCGACGTGCATGGCCGCACCCCGCTCATGGAGGCGGCGCTAAAGAAATTTGAAACCGTGGCCTGGCTGCTGCTCAAATCCGGCGCAAACTCTTTCGCGATCGACCGGATGGGGCTCAGCGCGCTGGAATTCGCCAAAAGAACCTCCGCCGCCGATTCCACGATAGTGTGGCTCCTCGAATCCGCCCAGCAAAAGCAGGCAAAGTTCACCGTAACCAATCTGCGGCTGGTGGTAAGGGGAGAGAGCGTAATCGTCTATTACGATCTCGAAGGCCCGATTCCCGCCCAGGTCGCCCTCAACGTAGAGGGAGCCGGAGGCAAGGGCATCGACGCCCGCCACGTCAGCGGCGACATCGGCAAGAGGGTCGAGCCCGGCTCCAACCGCAAGATCGTCTGGGCGCTCGCCCAGGACGTTCCCAAGGGCTTCAACGGCAAAGAGATGACCCTCGACGTGCTGGCCTTCTCCGAATAGCCCGCCCTCCGCGAATTAACGCCATAAAAAATCCCCGCGAAAGCGGGGATTTTTGTTTTATGCGTGTGCTGCGCGTTTCACATCTAGCGGGGCTTAGCGCGCCCCGCACCCGCGCCCCACTTTTTGTCGAAAAAGTGGGACAAAACTCGGCCCGGGAGGTTCCGCTCGCTCTTCGAGCGACCGGTCGCTGCGGCGGGGGCAGGGCGTTCCCATCTGCCAGGGATGCTGCATTCGTGCCACGCTTCATCCCGAGCCGCGTTGTCGCTCATCGCCCGAAGAGAGCCAAACTATTCGGGCTCTTCGCTTCTAGCGGCTCGGGCGAATCGCGGCACTCTGTGACGACGCCTCCCTGCCGGATGGTAACGCT is part of the bacterium genome and harbors:
- a CDS encoding ankyrin repeat domain-containing protein — protein: MKRASILAIALAAIFMWLGAAFAEGDYVMGNQLLTNVTKGQIKEAEELLGAHTFNESTLGRALLLTLSLADSDSASERDVFRLSQLLVDKGADVNHSDVHGRTPLMEAALKKFETVAWLLLKSGANSFAIDRMGLSALEFAKRTSAADSTIVWLLESAQQKQAKFTVTNLRLVVRGESVIVYYDLEGPIPAQVALNVEGAGGKGIDARHVSGDIGKRVEPGSNRKIVWALAQDVPKGFNGKEMTLDVLAFSE